In Kryptolebias marmoratus isolate JLee-2015 linkage group LG22, ASM164957v2, whole genome shotgun sequence, the sequence TTCCTCCCCATTCCAGCGTCCAACAGACTCGCTCACACATCTGCTCCACAGCAGGAATTTGAGGTAAGTTCCCGACCAGGACTCAGAGTATTGACACTTACACTTATTTCCCCACTGTTTTATATTCtatgaatgtattttttgtgtccGGCTGTAGCTCTTTGAAAGGATCCGAGCGAAACCTGCTGTATATTCTCATGTTACAGCCCATAGCATTCTTGATACTGTTATGCAATGGAGACATTCCCACAAATCTAGTCACATggaaaatagataaaaaatacTGGAAATGACACAGATTTTATTGCACTGTTGCATGCCACTTGTGAAGTCATATTTCTGGGTCATTTATAAATGTTAGAACAGcacaaagtttaattctgactaacAAAATGACTCTACTCCCTAAAGCGAATAACAGTTTGTCATAACGGACTCTTGTTGCCTTTTTTGGTGAACTTGTGGCGTTTCTAAAAGTTGCggaacacagaaataaaacaaaaagttagttTCCACCAGGCTGTGTAAACTTGAAAGATGAATCTGTTTTGCTCTTCGTGCAAGTCCTTCTAAGCATCAGCTGTCGTTTCCTGTGATGTTTTGGGCTCGAAGCTCGAAGGTTCGCCTCAGTGGAAACATCGTGTAATAACTCACCCGTTAAACTGCTCAGGGCAAACAAATATGGATCTGTTGTTGTGGTGACGAAATAATTGGCCTCGTGGCTTTGGCGGTTCAACGGAATGTAGTTGGCTGATAATTTTCTCAAGTATTTAAAGGTTGCAGGCATTTTAAAGCCCATAGGAACGAAAGGATGCAAGCAAACTACCTTGTGTTTACAGTCCTGGTGCATCGTGGTGTTAAAACTGTGCTGTTTGAAGTGGTTTTGTCTTTACTTTGCACCTCAAAACCACACCTGGTTTCACAGAGTTTAGTGCGTTctttaaacactgaaagttttgaaaaaaatccctttgttttgttatatttcgCTTCCATAAAACCAGACCTTTCTTTTGAGTGATATTTCTCCTGGCTTACTGAAGATCATTCAGAGCTTTGTTTGGGAACTGGTTAACTTTCAGTCCAGTTTGTGTAGCTGCCCTGCTTTCAGAGGAATATCTGAAGGGTTTCTTTTAtgctcaggcaaaaaaaataaaaaattgtttgtcAATTTGATCACAGAAGAGTGCTGCCAGGTTTTAATCCCCGTCCTGGAAAGTGCCAAGAACTTCATCATCCAGTGTGGTAATAGTCCGCCAAACAAATGCAGTAAAACCACACCTGGATAGAAAAACACGCACGCTGGAACAGCATCAGGCATGAACTGGGCCTCTCCAGATCATGGACTTCAAATATtaacaaacaaggaaacaaaaagcactaaaaaaaagttttatgatGTTCTTTATAAAGCCAGGGTAACCTTTTCTATCACggctaaaagaaaatacagaaaaacctGCCTCTGAGAGGTTTACTTTCAATTTCAATTTCTTTCTATTCGTCTTCTTTTATCCTGAATTTCCTCTACCTGCTTAAAATACAAGGACAAAAAGATTCTGCCACTtccatgtttctgtaaaatggtCACATTTAACCATGAATAATTCACTGGTTTGTTATAATAAAATAGCAATAATTAGTTTTTCTGTAGAGTCTGAGGTGAAGTTGCTTTCAGGACTGAATGAACTCATTTCATGCTctttgcttttgtctgtttcctgctTTACTTTGGGAGTTACTGATCTGTGCAGTTCGTTCGGcctcaaaaacaaacttcagctcattTCACGTGTCTCCTCCGTGTTTCCAGTCAGGACTCTGCGTCCTACCTGCgtctttgttcctgttttcacaTTTCCCAGGGCTTTTTGGcagcatttctctttttttttttttttgcctttctctCTTTTGCTGACGTTGTGcttccccttttttgttttcttgtttgaaatatttcctATAAAATGCAACTCCTCAACCTCAGATGTTAAAACAAGTCCTCCCTCTTGCAGAAATGTTGTTGTTACGCAAACTTGAGTCATTTTTGCAGAActgatgcagtttaaagctgTCATGTGAACATATGTGTGTCCATTTAATCAGATCAACAAGTGCTTCAAGTTTCAttcagaagaaagaaacaacaggACTGATTCTCACCTGTGGGGGGCTcagatttaacagaaaacacatcttgaaatcaatttttaaaatgtgttgctggGTATGAACACAAATATAtgtctactttttatttttatacataaCCAGGAACACTTTTAAAGCAGGATTGTTCAGCCCAGCATGTGTGTTTTGCATCAGATATTTAACTACAGGCTGCTTCAGATATTTGCTTGTCTAATCTTATCCTTGAACTCTTTAATGCCTGACCTCAGCAAAGTACTTAGTGatgtgtaaaacagaaacaggaagtgcaagaaaatatgaattcaccctttaaaacaaaatttctttaaaaccgGTCAGGAAAGGAGCTTGAATTCAACTGAATGTGGGCTTATCATCTTTTTATTCTACTGGAGAACCACAGGAGTAAAGAACATGACTGAACCTTTAGTCAGTAAGGACAAATGTTCACTGAGGAGCCAAATGTTTCAATCTGAGTGACTGAGACAGCTGCACATATCAGAGCTTTAGCCTTTCAATGTTTTGCTCAAGATAAACATCAAACAGCCTTAActttcacagacagacagagctgaacGATGAGTAGAAATGATTTCAAAATGCTGTAGGACGATAATTGTTCTTTGTTGAGTTTAACTCAGGGTCAGTGGAGGAATGTGGTGGTCAACTCTGTCCAGACTTAGATCCATGTTCCTGCTCTGAAATCGCTGCCAAACCAGAAAACCTTTGCAGACCTTTGGAAAAGCCAAGATttcaaaacagtgttttctCTGGAATCTCAAAGCCATCTCCACACTTGtaattttctgtgtgtgtgtgtgtgtgtttttgttcgtGAAATTCAATGAGGTCTCCCGGTGCCAAACAATGTCTCTTTATTACTGCAGTTCAGGAAGAACACACCCCGACACTGACCctttctgcgtgtgtgtgtgtgcgcgtgtttGAGACAAAGTCCTAATTTGAACCAGCTGTCAGTTATGTCCACATCCCCTACTCTTCGTGTCGGATGAGAGGAACACGTGGGAATGACCTCAGAGCTTCTTTCCTCGAATGTTCGGTCATAAAACTCCAAATTATGATCGTTGACCTGAACTGAGAGGCACTTGTTTACCCAATCTGTGCactttgttttcatgtaaactCCTCATTTCTGCTTCCTGGGAAAGGACAGGAATAAAACTCAAGGTGATTtgactgaaattgttttttatgtaaccAGGAATGCAGTGGACCGTGTGGGCAAGTGCACTAAAAGGAAAATTCCACCTACTTTTCACTTCAGATCGAACAAAGCAACACTTTCAAATATGACTGAAAGCTTTTCGTTTTCATGTAACCACAAGCTGCTTTAAAGCTAACGACGTGAgacttttaaagtttgcaaTGTGGGCTTTAtggtgcaaaagaaaagaaaacaaaagcatgatGGTGCAGAGAAAAAGCAACTTCAAAATGATGCTTGAGTTTATTGCATGGGACTATCACAAATATTCTGctcaaaactttaattttgcAATATAATATtctacaacccctggcaaaaagtatggaatcaccagtcttggatgagcactcattcagacatttcatgctgtaaaacaaactcagatcaaaaacatgatacaataataaggtcattccaaagtgcaacttgttggctttcaggaacactcaaagaaatgaagaaaaaacattgtgaaagTCAGTAAATAATACTTTTATTGACCAAacacagggaaataaatatggaatcactcaattctgaggaaaaaagtatggaatcatgaaaaacacataaacaaaagacCATTCAAAATACATCACTAGTATTTAGTTGCACCACCTTTGGCTTTTATAACGGCTTTCAGCCTCTGAGGCATGGACTCGATGAGTGACAAACAGTATTCTGCATCAATCNNNNNNNNNNNNNNNNNNNNNNNNNNNNNNNNNNNNNNNNNNNNNNNNNNNNNNNNNNNNNNNNNNNNNNNNNNNNNNNNNNNNNNNNNNNNNNNNNNNNNNNNNNNNNNNNNNNNNNNNNNNNNNNNNNNNNNNNNNNNNNNNNNNNNNNNNNNNNNNNNNNNNNNNNNNNNNNNNNNNNNNNNNNNNNNNNNNNNNNNNNNNNNNNNNNNNNNNNNNNNNNNNNNNNNNNNNNNNNNNNNNNNNNNNNNNNNNNNNNNNNNNNNNNNNNNNNNNNNNNNNNNNNNNNNNNNNNNNNNNNNNNNNNNNNNNNNNNNNNNNNNNNNNNNNNNNNNNNNNNNNNNNNNNNNNNNNNNNNNNNNNNNNNNNNNNNNNNNNNNNNNNNNNNNNNNNNNNNNNNNNNNNNNNNNNNNNNNNNNNNNNNNNNNNNNNNNNNNNNNNNNNNNNNNNNNNNNNNNNNNNNNNNNNNNNNNNNNNNNNNNNNNNNNNNNNNNNNNNNNNNNNNNNNNNNNNNNNNNNNNNNNNNNNNNNNNNNNNNNNNNNNNNNNNNNNNNNNNNNNNNNNNNNNNNNNNNNNNNNNNNNNNNNNNNNNNNNNNNNNNNNNNNNNNNNNNNNNNNNNNNNNNNNNNNNNNNNNNNNNNNNNNNNNNNNNNNNNNNNNNNNNNNNNNNNNNNNNNNNNNNNNNNNNNNNNNNNNNNNNNNNNNNNNNNNNNNNNNNNNNNNNNNNNNNNNNNNNNNNNNNNNNNNNNNNNNNNNNNNNNNNNNNNNNNNNNNNNNNNNNNNNNNNNNNNNNNNNNNNNNNNNNNNNNNNNNNNNNNNNNNNNNNNNNNNNNNNNNNNNNNNNNNNNNNNNNNNNNNNNNNNNNNNNNNNNNNNNNNNNNNNNNNNNNNNNNNNNNNNNNNNNNNNNNNNNNNNNNNNNNNNNNNNNNNNNNNNNNNNNNNNNNNNNNNNNNNNNNNNNNNNNNNNNNNNNNNNNNNNNNNNNNNNNNNNNNNNNNNNNNNNNNNNNNNNNNNNNNNNNNNNNNNNNNNNNNNNNNNNNNNNNNNNNNNNNNNNNNNNNNNNNNNNNNNNNNNNNNNNNNNNNNNNNNNNNNNNNNNNNNNNNNNNNNNNNNNNNNNNNNNNNNNNNNNNNNNNNNNNNNNNNNNNNNNNNNNNNNNNNNNNNNNNNNAGTGTTCCTGAAAGCCAACAAGTTGCACTTTGGAATGACCTTATTATTGTATCATGattttgatctgagtttgttttacagcatgaaatgtctgaatgagtgctcatccaagactggtgattccatactttttgccaggggttgtagtCAGAAGGACCTTAAATGGACACAGAATGATGTTGCagcaaaaagctgtaaaaacaaatcaagaaatCGACTTAATTGatccagagttttagactaagatcatcttatgttgagaaatgatggagttgtagccgtttttggtcaaaccttgaaaacagtTCATAGAGTACATGTTATAACTGTTGGCTACTGCCACACTAAAATTTGGCtccatatttgtaaaattacctgagttATAGCGATTTCTGGGTTTTCccatgttgattagctgtggcagctgaatcagatcaatttaaaaagttaatcagtaagAGATGTTcatttaataattactttctgaaggtttcattataatctgttcagtggttcatgagatattttgctaaaactacagacaattgcacacacaggtaaaaacgTCATCAGTCAGTTGCTTTTTCCCATCAGGCGATAATAAAGAATGTGCTGCACAAtcatttctgcttcatttaaagAAGTGGTTCAAGGAAGTCaattaaaaatcaatgtttttctgACCTTCACATTTAAAAGGAGTGTGTGTAAGCTTCAGATCCAACCGGACAGTAACCACGGCGACACAACGGGCAGCTCAGACAAATGATGACGCAACGCAGTCTGCCTGTCGGCGCCACAACAGGCATGATGTCAATGTCTATaatctcagtttggacaaatgtCTGCTGAAACAGCagccaagaacaaaaaaaggccaccaaaagaagcaaaaacagaccTGAAAACCATAAATCATGCCCAGAACATGTCCACACTCAAAGCCTCTCATTTTAAGAAAAGTCAGAACAGCCACACACTAAGTACACTTTATAGTTACTGTGGATGGTTCAGGAAAACACCCTACTCCCTCCttatagttttagtttttgtataaTCCATCATCACTCTAAAAGGACACGATTAATGCTAATTTAGTCTTAGTTAATGCTGCCTTGGCTAGTTGCCTTTAGTGCAACAagagcacttttttttactaaattgcTTGAAATGAATTACTGTATTAATACATATTCATTATAAGGTTAAAAACTGGATTATATCTCAACCTGTCCAGGGCGTACCCTACCTCTGGAGaaaagcaccagctcccccaccACCCTGCACAGAAAGCAGgtaaagagaatggatggatggatggatggatggatggatggatggatggatggatggatggatggatggatggatggatggatggatataatTTAACGTAATCAATTCAACCTCAACTTTGCACATACTTGCAAAAAAAGGGGAACATTTTTATGACAGCATTTTATGGCCTCActctaacttcctgtttgggggAAGGGGGTTGAATATTGTCtcttttttctcatgttttggTCCTGCTTTAGCAACAGAATCATTTACATCACCATGATTCATTGAAAACACTCAGGTCAAACAATGTAATGCTCCTTATTCATACAAGATCTGAACACAATAGTCAAGGTAACTCTGCCTTTTTTAGCTATcgacagaagaaagaaaatgtagtttttttcaCCAACAGCTTATACGGTTCAACAGATACTGTTCACCTTCTGCAGGTGGTTCATAGGTCTCTCACTTAATCTTTTGTCTTCCACTGTCCAAAATAACAGATAGTACATTTCTAAAACCCTGAACTGAGACCataatgatgattttttttttgtttcagttcagatTAAGTCAACTTAGGGAACTTTGTATAGAAAGGAaccatttcctttttatttccttcattttaCCAGAACTAAACTCATCGAGATCAAAAACCTCATTCGCAAGAGTGCCCTGGCAATGTAAGCACCTGGAGGCTGTaaagataaaagagaaaaaacatagTTTAACAGGGGGAAAACCAGACTCCAGGAAGGAGGGCATCCAACTCAGACAGCAGGGGTGAGCGAACAGTTCAGAGGAATTCAACAACAGTGAACAATTAACACTCAGCAGGTTGGTCCATCAGGAACCACAGAGCACAGAAATGATGCTCCACAGCTGCAAAGGCCTgctgagaggagggaggagaatAAAAGGAAACACTCAAATTATGGAAGAGAGGCACATTAGTCATGAAATTCAGAGGCACAAAAATGCATGAGGAATAGGTGCTCAGTGGAGGACTTCAGCAGTAATTATGAACTTGTAACAGGGGTGATTTCCTACTTAAAGCACgtgtctgaatgtgtttctCTCTTATCTACAGGGTCGGCCATGACCACCTGATCACACCTCCAACCTGCCCGACACCCATGCCCATCGCTCAGCAGGTGCCCTGAGACTCTCGTCCAGTTGGGATGCCTGCCTTCAGCCCTCCTGCTCTGCTCCTCTGCCTGCTGGTCCACATGTCGGAGGCTGATCTGCAGTTGGCTTATGTCACCCACAGCAGCTTCATCTACTACTCCTGCAGCCAGGACCCGCAGCCCTGCAGCACCTCCTCGCTGACGGACTGCAGATGCAAAAACAACGAGCTGCCCACCCCGCAGCGGACCGTGACGCACGCCGCTCCTGTTTTCCGGATGAGAAATTTAACTGTCTGGTTCACGTCGCCGTCCAATGTGGTGCGGCTGCTCAACAACTCAGAGGTGATCCACCTTACACTCATCCACTGTGGCCCTCCTGGAGACCCCCGGGGGATGCCCTTTTCTCCTTTGGAGGGGTATTTTGCCGTGCAGCACCTGAAGAGGTTGACGGTGCTGAACGTGCCAGAGAGGCCGTTCCCCCAGTGTCCCAATTCAAACCGAGCCAAGAGCTCCAACGCCGACCAAGATCAAGGCTTTTATTATGACACGAACAGATACAAAGACTCCAACATGGACCTTGTTGAGGACGCGGTGAGAGATCATTTGACTGTGTCCTCAACCCAGATCCAAGACATCTTCTTGGGCAGGGAGCTCGGAGCGGCTCATCATGAACAGGCCAGACTGGGAATCATCCACATCTCCGTGCTGGACTGGGGGGCAAACGTCAAAGCCTACACGGTGCAAACCCACATAGACAGTGACGGTGCACTGCCTTTTCCCGACCTCCACCTAGCTAAGCTACCAGAAACATCTGTTATATATGTCAGCTTTGTGTACTGATAAACATTTACTTTGAGAAGAAAGAGGATTCAGTGTTCGGGCAgatgcaaatgttgtttttctttcagaccttccttctcctgctccatccttccatcacttgtgaacaagactcccagacaCTTGAACTTGAGGCAGAGACTTCCGTTGACCCGGAGGGAGCGTTACTTCTTTAACCTGTTAAGAACCATGGCCTCCGTctcagaggagctgactctcatttCAGgcgcttcacactcagctgcaaaccgccccagtgcacgctgaaggttATTgccaaacagaaccacatcatctgcagacAGCAGACGAAACCCTGAGGTTCCCAGATTAGAAACCCACCTCTCCACGACTGTGCCTTGAGaccaccacaaacaggattgtAGACAAGGGTCAGTCCTGACGGAGCGCAACCTGTGCCAAAGATAAGGACACAGCTCTTGTTTTGGTTGTACAAGAGCCAAAAAGCCCCCCAAAATGACCACAGAACCATGTACTCCTTCAGCATCCCCTACAGAATGCCTTTctccaaatccacaaaacacatgtagatgGGACAGGCAAACTCCTgcgacccccccccctccccccctttgCAGCTTTGCAAGGGTAACAATCTGGTCCACTGTTAGTTGGAAAAGACTTTCCAGTCCTCCTTTTGAAAAATCcccatttttcaaaatatatttaagttataatttcagttttatgtgagttttatttgatgtttctttctttgcatTACAAACAAAGATGCTCTGCTTATTTCAGTGCAGCACAGATCTGTCTCAGTGCAGCTTTTAGGCCTCTGATTCGgttttttctcttcagtttgatTCAGGATCACTTCCAAGACTgaaccagcaggtggcagcagatACGTTTGACTCAAAGAGAGAGCGTCAAACTGAAGGGCAAATGAACgcatgactttttttcttttttgtacaaAATCTGACATTTAGCATTTCCGGTAACATACTTCACAAAggtttttgcatatttatatGCTGTTTGTCCATTAAAGCTCTGTTATTAAGAGTTAATACGAATAGGtttgatatttatttgtttaagacTTAAATTAACATTGTtcccatttgtttttgttttgcttttttttaaattagttgacacaaacaaataaatgatcCACATGATTTAttggtttagtttgatttattttctgtgaatattttaCAATGTGTGCAAACTAAATCACCAGCAGGACACCTgaatgggaaaagaaaaaattacatgtagaaaaaagaaatggctcCTACATCTGGCTCTTTGTGCtcatatataaacatttttatgtcttcGCTGCtaaaaggtgggcgataatgaaAATGCCTGTGACTCAGTGTGTGCGCGTTCCTTTGTcggtctgtcagcaaaatatctcctgatcCAGAGGTCAGTTTTTATCGAAACCGTCAGAAACAAATcattacagctgattaacacaATTAAATATGGCCGCcacggaaaaaaaaacaacaactgggacacttttacagacaatgagctaaaatttcgagtggtagtggctgagattCCTATCTAAGTCATACCGAGAGCTGAGTGATCACGCAAGTTATCGCGATATTACGCGCAATCTCGTGAGCGGTTATTGTCAGGATttgcccccccctcccccccNNNNNNNNNNNNNNNNNNNNNNNNNNNNNNNNNNNNNNNNNNNNNNNNNNNNNNNNNNNNNNNNNNNNNNNNNNNNNNNNNNNNNNNNNNNNNNNNNNNNNNNNNNNNNNNNNNNNNNNNNNNNNNNNNNNNNNNNNNNNNNNNNNcacacacacacacacatagtttttggcacattttaaacatttaagctGATCttaagtgttttggtttttttttttctgaggcgCAGCTGCACGAACCCGCAGATCAGAACCTCCCGTTTCCTGGAGCAGAGATGCTACTGACACCTGCTAGAGAGCTGCTTATTTGCATGAGAGACGCTGCAGACCACGcgcattttatttatgtttttaattatgattattttatttacgtTTTGGTGAATGGAAACTGATGCAGCCTGTTGATCCCTGCACCTGAGAGGTCATCGCGGCGCGTTAAACCCTTTTTTCCTCCagtcaaaacaaatcaattagACGCAGAGAAGAGAGCCCACCCTGGCAGGCCGCCCCCAGCCTCTGGAGGTGGCCGGGGGCCCCGGAGCCGG encodes:
- the si:ch73-52p7.1 gene encoding uncharacterized protein si:ch73-52p7.1, producing MPAFSPPALLLCLLVHMSEADLQLAYVTHSSFIYYSCSQDPQPCSTSSLTDCRCKNNELPTPQRTVTHAAPVFRMRNLTVWFTSPSNVVRLLNNSEVIHLTLIHCGPPGDPRGMPFSPLEGYFAVQHLKRLTVLNVPERPFPQCPNSNRAKSSNADQDQGFYYDTNRYKDSNMDLVEDAVRDHLTVSSTQIQDIFLGRELGAAHHEQARLGIIHISVLDWGANVKAYTVQTHIDSDGALPFPDLHLAKLPETSVIYVSFVY